The Silene latifolia isolate original U9 population chromosome 4, ASM4854445v1, whole genome shotgun sequence region AAATGAAGTAAGAAAGACGGAGTTGAGAGCTGGCATggagaagagaagaagaattGCTGAGAAGAGGTTCCCAACAGGTAGGCCGACAGCTGGTCAGCCGGCTAGGACCCCTCCACACTTGCCCAAggataataattgaaggaaattGTCAGAGAACTCCTAGCCGGGCAGCCTGTCGGCAGCCGGGCCACTGGCTGGGGATAcctgaaaaaggaaggaaaggaagaaagtgaagaggagTTACAGCGTACTCCCAGCCGATACCCCACCGGCCGTGCGTACCTGATGACTTGGTTTTACTTCACGACTTATAGAAGACTCCCAGTCGGGTGGCCTACCGGCGGCCGACACACCGACTGGGACACACCTTCCGCATTTTTGACTTCTTTTGTAATTTTCAACCTAATTTCCTTGTAAACTATAAAAAACTCCTCCCTTTATCATTTGGACACATAGCCCTAGATCTAAATTTAATTCCCTTTTTATGCAAACACTCTTAAGCAAGCTTTAATCTTTTCCTAATTGAACATTAATTACTTGGTAATTTTGCTAGAATTAATTaatctcaattgtttacatttggtatTGGGTTGTAATTTGAAGATTGGTGAAGATTCTTCTTCTATTTAAtccaagattgcaactttgtctCTTAATTGGTATAATTCCTCTTCTAGTTTGTTtatctttcaattgtttacatattcaAGTTTGCTTAATTAGTTTATCTTTACAACATGCTTTCCTTTACTTGTTATATgtcaaagtttccatcttttgtgttgtttgttgtcaacatgtgtgagtagtgcctTACTAAGATGGAGGGGGATCTTATATAGAGTTATAGGAGTGGATTATGACATAGAAAGATTACAATTCTTGAGTATATGCTTGTTGGTTTTATCATGCACATAAGGTGTTTGTGTGAATGCTTGAATGAGAATTTAGGTATTTGCACTATCTTTTCTACTTGTTGGGTGAGAGTTTGACTAGTATCTAGGAATTACATGATAAAATTGAGGTTGGGTTAATTAAGTGAGGACTTAATCGATCTTAACTTAGGGGTAGTCTCGCATCGAGAGATTGGGTCTTTCCTTTGCATTCACTCTTGGGTTTTGTCAATCTATGCGTACTTCCTTCTTTATCTATATAAGTGAACCCAAGTATCCTAGTTTCCTTAATCATTGTCTTTCATCGTTTTAACTAATTACTCGACTTTCTATTGCTTTAGTTTTAATTCCTTTAGTTAGTTTTAAACCAACTCACTTTATTAATTTGAGCTAAACTAGTGTCTAGACAATCAATCCTAGAACCATAACAatcgtcctttgggttcgaccctcaCATCTACAACGATCACTCGTTATACTTGCGAGGTTACAAATATAAAATTTGTCTAACAAACTTCGTTGCTCATTTGACTTGTGAACCTTTTTTTGTTGTTTAAGAGACTAACCTCTCATCAACTAATACACAAATACTTATTAATAAACCAACTTTAATACCTAAATCCCCAAACTACCCATTATTATCATCTTCTTCAAAATCACCCTAAAAAACCTCCACATTTACCCACCAGCATCTTACTTTTCTCTCAACATCATCATCTTCTTAACTGCAATCCCTCCACCTCCCCCAAAAACCACTCTCTTACTCCGCCACCTCGATGCAAAATCAGTGCTAACCACCCAACGCAACTCCGACACCGACAAATTTTGAAGATTTAGAACTTGTAGCTCATAAATCTCACTTACACCAACTTAAAAGCTACAAATACCCATTTTCATGAACTTTGATTTAATCCTCAATATAAATCTTCAATATTCCAAGAAAAAATTGCAAGTTTCATCAGATCGTTCGATAAAATGTGTATCAAAGAATAGAACATGATGTAATCTTGTGTTATTGTCTTGTGTTTTGCACAAAAAATTAGCTGCAGTGAACAAACTTTCCAGAAACTCTTTTCTGTTTGAAAAATGGTCGGTAGATCTGCACTTCGTTATTAATTGAtggatattgttgttgttgtagttgttTTGTGGGAAAGACATTTGTTGGTGTCGgatttgcttggggatggtcgaCATCAGACTTTCATCGAGGTGACCGAGTCAGAAGGTGGTTTTTTTTTGGAAAGTCGTGTGATTGCAGTTAAAAGGATGATGTTGTTGGTTGCTATGGTGGTAAGGGAAAGTGGAAGCTTTTTGGGGTGATTTTGAAGAAGGTGATAATAATGGGTGGTTTGGGGATTTAGGTTTTAAAGTTAGTTTATTAATAAGGTTTTTTGTATTAGATAATGAGAGGCTAAGACGGTTTTAAAAAGTTCCCTCTAGAGTTTTTTTTCCTTGGTAGGGTTTGTGAGTTCTTAGGCGGTTTCTAGGTTGCAGTTACAAAATTTTACTTTTTTCGCACCTTTCTTTTCGTGATTTGATTGCTTTTCTCTTCTTGCTACTCGTAGGTGATTTCTTCCCTGGTCTTGGTGATACATCACAGATGCAAGTTCGCCAAAATTCGGAGGAATACGATGAAGAGGATAATGGAATGGATAATACCGTGGAGTTGGAATGGGTTACGGGGGATGCGGAGGAGACAGATGAGTCTCATTTGTGCGTGGTGGGTCGTCTCTGGACGGATCTTCATGTTAATCTTGAAGCCTTGATTGACGCTATGACGGCGGCTTGGAAGACAAAAGGCGTTGTAGGAGAAGTGGTTGATAAGCAGAAGAAAATTATTACTTTCAAGTTTGATGATGAAGAGGACAAAAGGCGTATTCTGGAGGAACGGCCATGGCATTTCGAATGACATATCTTAGTCCTGGCGGAGTTAAGTGGAGATGCTATACCGACAGAGGTACCGCTTTATTTTTCTCCTATATGGGTTCGTGTTTACGACCTCCTAATTATGGGTCGGCAAAATCTGGAGAACGCGTGTAATATTGGGAATGCTCTAGGTACGTATGTGACGGTGGATAATTCGGTGAATCCTATGATTAATAGATCAATGAGAATTAGAGTTATTCTTGATGTTCGTAAAGCTCTTGTTGATTCAATTTATATGAAACTTAAAGGGGATAAGAAATGGCGGGTTCGGCTTTCTTATGAAAGTTTGCCTTTATTTTGCCATATTTGTGGGGTGGTAGGACATGGCGAGAAGGATTGCGGGAAGCGCAGGGGTTCCATAGGAGAAGGTAAACGGTATGGCAATTGGCTAAAAGCATCTCCATGGAGGGTTGCCCATGGTGGTGAGAGAAATAGGGGTAAAGGAGCGTCGTGTGCTAAAAAACTCTTTGAAGATGATGAGAAAAAAGCTGAGGTGGAGGAACGTGAGCTTGGTAGAATGGTGGAGATGTTGAGGGGAGTTTCATTGACAAGGGCGCATGATGGGCAGGAGAAAAATATAGTGGTGAACATGTCGACTGATACAGAGGATGATTCGGTGAGTTTGGGTGTGGAAGAATCCCTGATACAGCCTGGCAGTACATTGGGGGATAACACATGAGCTGGGTTGGTGGAACGCAAATTCATTAAGGTCAAGTGGAACAGACCTATTCATAGGGGCCATTGGGAGGGGAAGGCTGATGGCACTGGTGCTCTGGTTTTGGGTACGGGAAAGAGGAAGAATATGGTAGGGGAGGAGGGTGTGAAGGGTGGTGGTGTCGAGGGTGGAGCAAAGAAAGTTCGTGTGTCGCATGATGGTGGTGTTTCCTTTTTTGAAGTAGCGGAGGTTGACGGAGATCAACCCCGCGAACAACAATGAAAATCCTGAGTTGGAACTGTCAAGGGTTGGGCAATCCCAAGACGGTTGGTACCCTCCGCGATTGGTGTTGGAGGGAGAGCCCAAACATTGTCTTCGTCATGGAGACAATGATTAATGCTAGGGAATTAGAGAAAGTTCGTAATAAATGTGGTTATACATCGGGTTTATGTTTTTGTATTAGTGGTCGATCGGGTGGATTGGGTTTATGGTGGAAAGACCTGAATATCCATCTTGTGTCCTATGATAAGTATCATATAACAATAAATGTGTTGGTTGAGGAGGAAGAAGTGTTATGGAAGGCTGCtggtataacaacccgacccaccaccgtcataacacaacccaataagatgggtgagcacctttgggcccatatttgtcctcacttaagcccaaaagcacaaggccttgttactaagtggtgggtgaaatcctttataaacatatcacaagccaTCTActtttccgatgtgggacaactttttCTCTCAAACTCTTGGGATGTTACAGCTGGTGTGTATAGGTGGCCTGAGCAAGCTAATAAGTACAAAACTTGGGATATGATGAGAGCTTtgtgtagtagtaataatagtgtTCCCTTTATTCTTTTCGGGGATTTTAATGAGATTCTTTGTGATGGGGAGAAGGAAGGAGGAGTTGTTAGACGTGAGGGACAAATGGATGCTTTTCGAACTGCTTTGGATGATTGTGCTCTTGTTGACCTCGGATTTCAATCGAACATTTTTACCTGGCAGAGAGGATGAGGGGATGGGACTTTTGTTAGGGAACGGCTGGATCGTGTTGTGGCTACGGTGGGCTGGAACGAGTTATTTCCACAGGTGGAGGTTAGTCATTTCCCTATATTTTCGTCCGATCATTGTGTTATTCTAATTCATGAGGTAGAGGCTGGTCTGGTGCATAGAGGCAGACGGGGTTTCAGATTTGAACCTTTTTAGATGGCGGAACCGGAGTATGGAGAGGTGGTAAAGAAGGCATGGGATGGGGTGGTTGGATGGAATGTGATTGACAAGGTTGAGGCGTGTTCGAGGAGGCTGACAAGGTGGGCTCGCCAGAAATTTGGCAATTTAAAAAGGAGGATAAGGGTGATGGAAGAAGAGTTGGAGCGATGGCAACGTAGAGCTGTATCAGTGGATATGCTTGCTCTATGTCATACCATTGTTGAGGAACTTAAGGAGTGTCGTATACAAGAAGAAACTTATTGGTACTCTAGAGCGCGGAGGTGTGAGTTGCGGGATGGTGATAAAAATACCAAATATTTTCACCATAAAATGACACAGAGGTGTAAGAAGAACACAATTCGCGGTCTTGAGGATGAAGCAGGCCAATGGCAGACAGAGGATGACAAGATTACGGATATAATTGGGTCATATTTTAGTAATCTGTTTACGTCGAAAAATCCTACGGGTTTTGAGGAGACGTTATCTTGTGTTAAAAATGTTATTACTCCTGCGATGAACGAGATTCTGGATGGACCTCTATGTGATGAAGAAATCAGGTGTGCTCTTTTTAATATGCATCCGAATAAAGCTCCCAGACCGGACGGATTACACGCCCTTTTCTACCAAAAGTACTGGAGTGTGGTGGGCCTGGATGTGTGTCATTTTGTACGTGATTGgtgggatggtggtggtgatATAGGGACACTTAATAACACTTTGGTTGTGCTAATTCCAAAATGTAATAGTCCAAAGAAGATGACGGAGTTTAGGCCTATTAGCTTGTGTAATGTGGTGTATAAAATTATCTCGAAGACACTGGCAAATAGGCTCAAAAGTTTTCTAAATGATATCATATCGGAGAACCAAAGTGCTTTCATTACCGGGAGATTCATTATGGATAATGCTCTTATTGCGTTCGAAATTTTTTATGTTATGAAGAGAGGAGGTGAGGGTAGATATGGGAATGTTGCTTTGAAATTGGATATAAGTAAGGCTTATGATAGAGTCGAGTGGAGTTTCTTGGGTGAGGTAATGGGACGAATGGGGTTTTCGGAGGGATGGAGGACGCGGGTTCTGCAGTGTGTCTCTACTGTGACACAATCTTTTATCATCAATGGTCGTCCTATTGGCTGTGTTCGACCGAGTAGAGGGCTGCGGCACGGCGACCCAATTTCACCATACCTCTTTCTCCTTTGTGCTGATGTTTTTTCATGTTTGATTAGGGATGCGGCGGAGAATGGTCAAGTACACGGGATGCGTATTTGTCGAGGTGCTCCTAGCATTTCACATCTTTTCTTTCTTGATGATAGTATTCTTTTTGCTATAGCCAATATGGAGGAATGCTCGGTTATTGCTAACATTATTAGCACATATGAGAGAGCATCATGTCAGAAAATTAATTATGATAAGTCGGAAATTGTCTTTAGCAAAAGAGTCGGGTGTCAGCTGAGGAATGATATCAAGAGTACCTTGGGGGTTCGTGAGGTCGATAAACATGAGAAATATCTGGGTTTGCATAATATTATTGGGAAGTCAAAAAAGATGATTTTTGCTAACCTAAAAGAGAAAATATGGAAGAAGGTGAGGGGCTGGAAGGAACATTTACTATCCAAACCCGGGTAGGAGATCCTTATTAAGGCGGTGGCTCAGGCGATTCCAACATATATGATGAGTTTATTTACTATCCCTGATGGTATAATTAAGGAGCTTCATGCGATGATGGCAAGGCTTTGGTGGGGTTCGACGGATACTCAACGGAAAATGCAATGGATGAGCTGGGATCGTTTGTGTCAACCGAAAGCATTGGGGGGTATGGGGTTCAGGGATTTACGGGTGTTTAATCAAGTGCTTTTGGCCAAGCAGGTTTGGCGGTTATTGTTAGCCCCTGAATCTTTGGTTGGCCGGGTTCTCAAGGCTCGATATTTCAAAAATGATTCTGTCCTTAAGCGAGGAGAGGATATGACCCTAGTTTCAAGTGGCGTAGTTTGTGGGGAGCTAAATTGCTTTTAATGGAAGGTTTGAAGTGGCGTGTGGGGAATGGACATCAAGTCAGGTTGTGGGATGATGCTTCACTGCCAGGGGAGGGTATTGGGAGGGTTCCTACTATTAATTTGGAGGCTGGTCCATCTATGAATGTTGCGAGTATTATTGATCATGAACGGGGTTGCTGGGACGTTGACGCGCTAAGTGCGGTATTGACGGAGGGGGATGTTGAGTTGCTTCTTGAGATTCTTATAAGTAAGAGATTGCCCCAGGACGTACTATTTTGGTGGCCGGCAAAAGATGGTTGTTATACGGTGAAGTCGGGTTATTGGTTAGGAAGATGGGGTAGTGTGATGGCAGCTTGTTATGGCGATGACGAGGACAGCCGCGCTTTGTGGCGTATGATTTGGAGCCTGAATGTCCCACCTAAATTTGCCCACTTCATTTGGCGAGTATGCACGGACACACTCGCGGTGCGTAAAAACCTTCATACCCGACATTGTTGCCCAACCCCGACCTGTAATTTTTGCGTGGGTGATGAGTGTATCAATCATGCTCTCTTCCTGTGTGATTGGGCGAAGCGGTCTTGTGAGGCTAGAGGTTGTTAGAATGTTGTCGAGGCCACGGTGGGTTTGTCATATAGGGATCGTTTTGGGTGGGTTCTAAAAAATTTGGATGAGAACGGCAGAGGGAGGTTTCTAGCAGTAGCATGGGTGATTTGGACTATACGCAACCAGTGGATTTTTGATGAATCTCCTCCTCCACCGGAGGTCGTGATCACGGGTTTTATAAAGATGGTGTCTGATTACCGCATCTATGCTCAGCGTGTGTTGGAAGCTCCCATGAGGGGTCATGGCGGTCATGGGAACACCTGGTCTCCACCGGTGGCTGGTGTCTTCAAAATTAATACTGATGCTTACGTCCCTAGTGATGGTGTGGTTGGGTTGGGGTGGTAGCGCGCGATGAGGATGGGAACATCGTATGGCTTGGTAGTAGGAGGGTAAGAGCGAGATAGGAGGTGGATGTGGCGGAAGCTCAAGCTGCTATCTTCGGGTTAGAAACTGCTCAGGCGAGGGGTGTGGCAACCATTACGCTTGAATTTGATGCATTGTCGTTGGTTAATGCGGTGAATAATGGGTTGTCTACCCGAACTGCAGTAGGACTTTGTGTAGATGAtattaatcatcttcatcatctttttCCATGTAATACTGTTTCTCATGTTAAGAGGGGAGGGAATACAGTAGCTCATTTGGTTGCGAGATTGTGTGAGACGGTAGGAGATATTATTGTAATGTCCTCGGGTTTTCTGCATGCTATTTCTGCTCTAACAGAAATTGATTTAATATAAGTTCCGttttctctttcaaaaaaaaaaagataatgaGAGGTTAGTATATTAAACAACAAAAAAGGGTCACAAGTAAGATGAGTAACGGAGTTATAACGGAATTTTGCCaaagggtattttgggaaagaaaaGGTTAAATACAAGGGTACCATGTGTACaaacttaaaataaggggtacTATGTGTAATCTGTCAAAGTTTAAGGGTGCCGTGGGAAATTTCCGAAAATTTTATAGTAAAAACACAtaatctttaaaacaaaacttaaaaaatttaatataaaactcaaaaattagACAACCAGATGTACAACAATGTATAATCTATGAACTAAAAATTATCAATCAATTTTCTTACAACATATACACCGTCTCTTTTAAGATGACTTGTCAAAAGGTCAACTATTTTCCACATTTCCTAAATTTTTTTCAAGGTTGAAAAGACATATTATATGACATGTTCTATTCTCAAATGCATATTCATGGATCATGGATGGAAtagaaacataaaaaaaaaggcaaataataaaaacaatTATTAATAATGGGAGATAGAGCATCAATTGCATGGAATGAAGGTAATACAACGGAGGGAATATCAATAGCATGCCAAGGATTTGTGATGCATAGCAATGTATTTGGTGGCATTATTCGCAAAATTTCATCAAGTCTCTTATTCGATGTTggaattttccttattttgtatCGATTCGTACGCACATTGCTCAAACCTCTTCGTATGCCTTTCGCTTCCCAATTACTCGTAAGTTTTTTCTTCCTATCTACATTGTCATAATTCATGCTCTTTGTTCGAATGTGATTATGACGATTCTTTGTTTGGATCATTTGGAAACAACTATTTTGTGCTAGCATATATAGGGGTAAGGTGTAAGGTGTTGTTTATCGACTGCCTTGTCTCGTACTGTGTTGGAATTTTTTGATGAAATTGGGGTAATGTTGATGTAAAAGGAAGGTACTCAGACAGATTTGTATGGAGATGACTCTTAAATTGTATAATGAGCTTTATTTTTATATCGCTTTTAAAATAGTACATTATCTTTTGGATTTTGTTCCAACCAATAAGTTCCCAAACTCACTTTTGAAAATCATGCATTAACATTAAAATTAAAAGATCGGACAAGATTTCCGTCGCCTCTATATCCCACCTTACCACGCAGTCTCCAGTGCCGCCTCTACTCTCTTCATAGCTTCTTGCTTGATCCAAGCTTTGACTTGTGACTTTTGACATTTAACTTCAAAATAACCATTATCTGCATCCTTCTCGTAGTCACTAATCTCAATACCATTTTAAATCACGTGACTCTTAGCATACGCTGCTAAAATCAAAATTTACAATTCGGTTCATAATTACACCTCCAGAGCCCCTAAACTAACATAAAATACCTCTGGACGCCATACTAAACTCGTCTCGTCACAAACGCATATATATATATCAGATCTGAGTAAGGAGTGTTTGTTGTTGTGTGTTGGTGGGTCATTTGTGGTGATGGTGGTAGTGGTGATGTCGTGGTGGTCGTTTTTTATTTAATCTTCAGATCTAGTGGTGCGTGGGTGGTGGTTGCAAGGAGGTCGTGGTGTCGGGTGGTGAAGTTAGtggatctatatatatatatatatatatatatatatatatatatatatatatatatatatatatatatatatatatatatatatatatatatatatatatatatatatatatatatatatatatttatatccAAGTGACTAAGTACATTTCTTATGCGAAAACACCACCATAATTAACAATGGTCAATTTAGCTATGCTATATATGAGAATGTAATCTTTGTTTTCTGACAAATATGTTTAcgaattcatatatatatata contains the following coding sequences:
- the LOC141651317 gene encoding uncharacterized protein LOC141651317, with the translated sequence MKILSWNCQGLGNPKTVGTLRDWCWRESPNIVFVMETMINARELEKVRNKCGYTSGLCFCISGRSGGLGLWWKDLNIHLVSYDKYHITINVLVEEEEVLWKAAAGVYRWPEQANKYKTWDMMRALCSSNNSVPFILFGDFNEILCDGEKEGGVVRREGQMDAFRTALDDCALVDLGFQSNIFTWQRG